Proteins encoded by one window of Bacteroidota bacterium:
- a CDS encoding HYR domain-containing protein — MKNLLLVYLICLSSAVLAQIPTDAIAHWPMDGNAVDQSNNKNDGAMIGGVQTAADRFGNACGALKFDGSTGYLSVPSSVSLKSPVSAYTVAVWVKMEQNPTSPTRKWLTVCCKSDIQMETVNSPQFRVQSMQDDARGYNTVSMNTDFTEPANENLLLGQWFFYVVRYDGVQVNAYIDGKAAFSFAYAKPFTPNDMPLEIGRDVPGGMEFYCGIMDDLRIFDRALSLSEITALYQDKSAKGKTAAVAIECPADITKTAIVGKCGIPVNYLEPTATVDCGTANVQLVAGLASESFFPIGETTVTYRATAAKGSSAECSFKVTVQDNSVPTIQCPASMVVNCDPGACDAVVQYADPTGKGACGDPTLERILGEESGFAFPKGISKQTYRVTDASGKTAECSFTITVKDTEKPTITCPQDLQVEADAGTTGAIVNYDAPEYGDNCPGSILSKLKGPQSGARFPVGASTLTYQVKDAAGLTATCSFVVTVAVTDELGIVCPENKVVSTDPGDCAAIVNFKAATLTGNLKDATVTQTGGLKSGEQFAVGTEEILFTASHPSGKSADCSFAITVKDMEKPKITCPDDMQVQSKAEGTSVSFEPPRYSDNCAGSKLSKLKGLQNGANFPVGATTMTYQVVDAAGNSATCSFTVTVEAAKEEGNLGIRCPSDKVVPADPGDCSVAVGFSAATVTGNLSDAIVAQTGGARSGSRLGIGSHVITYTASHSSGKSAECSFKIKVQDMEEPRITCPNDVHVQAKFQADGANYAFEQPDFADNCPGSKLTQVAGPESGEFFPIGASTLTFEVRDAAGLTANCSFNVHVTAKEPELPTRLGGDSIVFQKDMIKVQSRQVRIYFYDNHDQDGDTVSLNFDGDWLVDHEKILGKKKVLENNHFIDLDISPNKVHYLISKAWNEGRKPTNTLTIEIHDGVSPPKILDLTSNIGKSSAIKLFYKK, encoded by the coding sequence ATGAAAAATCTCCTCCTTGTTTACCTGATATGCCTTTCGTCGGCGGTGTTGGCACAAATTCCAACGGATGCCATTGCGCATTGGCCGATGGATGGCAACGCCGTGGATCAGAGCAACAACAAAAACGACGGCGCGATGATCGGCGGGGTGCAAACTGCAGCCGACCGTTTTGGAAATGCTTGCGGTGCCCTGAAATTTGATGGCTCTACCGGCTACCTCAGCGTACCGAGTTCGGTTTCCCTCAAAAGCCCAGTTTCTGCCTATACAGTGGCGGTTTGGGTCAAAATGGAGCAAAATCCGACAAGCCCGACCCGCAAGTGGCTCACTGTCTGCTGTAAATCCGATATCCAAATGGAGACCGTCAACAGTCCGCAATTTCGTGTGCAATCCATGCAAGACGACGCGCGGGGCTACAATACGGTCTCAATGAACACGGATTTCACCGAGCCCGCCAATGAAAATCTCCTGCTTGGCCAATGGTTCTTCTACGTCGTGCGTTATGACGGTGTGCAGGTGAATGCCTATATTGATGGGAAGGCCGCATTTTCCTTCGCCTACGCAAAGCCATTCACTCCCAACGATATGCCGCTAGAAATTGGAAGGGACGTACCGGGCGGAATGGAATTTTATTGCGGGATCATGGACGATCTGCGCATTTTTGACCGTGCGCTTTCCCTCTCCGAGATTACGGCACTTTACCAGGACAAATCTGCCAAAGGGAAAACCGCGGCGGTGGCGATCGAATGCCCGGCGGATATTACGAAGACGGCCATCGTAGGGAAATGCGGGATTCCTGTGAATTATCTGGAACCGACGGCGACGGTGGATTGCGGAACGGCAAATGTGCAACTTGTCGCAGGCTTGGCGAGCGAATCGTTTTTCCCGATCGGAGAGACAACGGTGACCTACCGTGCTACGGCGGCCAAGGGCAGCTCGGCCGAATGCAGCTTCAAGGTCACCGTGCAAGACAACAGCGTTCCCACGATCCAATGTCCGGCGTCGATGGTCGTGAATTGCGATCCGGGAGCATGTGATGCAGTGGTGCAATATGCTGATCCCACCGGCAAGGGCGCCTGCGGAGATCCGACGCTGGAACGCATTTTGGGTGAAGAAAGCGGATTTGCATTCCCCAAGGGCATCAGCAAACAAACGTACCGCGTCACGGACGCCTCCGGCAAAACGGCAGAATGCAGCTTTACGATCACGGTCAAGGACACTGAAAAGCCCACGATCACGTGCCCGCAAGACCTGCAAGTCGAGGCGGATGCCGGCACGACGGGCGCCATCGTCAACTATGATGCTCCAGAATACGGGGACAATTGCCCGGGCAGCATCCTCAGCAAATTAAAAGGTCCGCAAAGTGGCGCACGTTTCCCGGTGGGCGCCTCGACGCTCACGTACCAAGTCAAGGATGCCGCAGGCCTTACGGCGACTTGCAGCTTTGTGGTGACGGTTGCAGTCACAGACGAATTGGGAATTGTTTGCCCTGAAAACAAGGTGGTCTCCACCGATCCCGGCGACTGTGCTGCCATCGTCAATTTCAAGGCCGCCACCCTCACCGGTAATCTCAAAGACGCCACCGTGACGCAAACGGGCGGATTGAAAAGCGGCGAACAATTTGCCGTTGGAACCGAGGAAATTCTGTTCACGGCAAGCCATCCTTCGGGAAAATCTGCGGATTGCAGCTTCGCCATCACCGTCAAAGACATGGAAAAGCCCAAAATCACCTGCCCCGATGATATGCAGGTTCAGTCCAAGGCGGAAGGGACTTCAGTGAGTTTCGAGCCGCCGCGTTATTCCGACAACTGTGCAGGCAGCAAATTGAGCAAGCTCAAAGGCCTTCAAAACGGCGCGAATTTCCCGGTCGGCGCCACGACGATGACGTATCAAGTGGTGGATGCCGCGGGCAATTCGGCGACTTGCAGTTTCACGGTCACGGTCGAGGCGGCCAAGGAAGAAGGGAACCTTGGGATTCGCTGCCCCTCAGACAAGGTGGTGCCGGCCGATCCCGGTGATTGTTCGGTGGCGGTGGGTTTCAGTGCGGCAACGGTGACCGGTAACCTGAGCGATGCCATAGTGGCGCAAACCGGCGGTGCCCGGAGCGGTTCGAGGCTTGGAATCGGAAGTCATGTTATCACCTACACGGCATCGCATTCCTCGGGAAAATCGGCCGAATGCAGCTTCAAAATCAAAGTGCAAGACATGGAAGAGCCGCGGATCACCTGCCCCAACGACGTGCACGTGCAGGCCAAGTTCCAAGCTGACGGCGCCAATTATGCCTTTGAGCAACCGGATTTCGCCGACAATTGTCCGGGAAGCAAACTCACCCAAGTTGCGGGCCCTGAAAGTGGAGAATTCTTTCCGATCGGGGCAAGTACATTGACGTTTGAGGTGCGGGATGCGGCAGGCTTGACCGCGAATTGCAGTTTCAATGTCCATGTCACCGCAAAGGAACCGGAATTGCCGACACGCTTGGGAGGGGATTCGATTGTCTTTCAAAAGGATATGATCAAGGTCCAATCCCGGCAGGTGCGTATCTATTTCTATGACAACCATGATCAGGACGGAGATACGGTTTCCTTGAACTTTGACGGCGACTGGCTGGTCGACCATGAGAAGATTCTTGGGAAGAAGAAGGTGTTGGAAAACAATCATTTCATAGATTTGGACATCAGCCCCAACAAGGTTCATTACTTGATATCGAAGGCTTGGAACGAAGGACGGAAGCCGACGAATACCCTGACGATCGAGATTCATGACGGCGTTTCCCCGCCCAAAATTCTGGATCTGACCTCCAACATTGGAAAAAGTTCGGCCATCAAGCTGTTTTACAAGAAGTAA